Below is a genomic region from Anoxybacillus flavithermus.
ATTTAATTAAGCGGGCATTTCCTAACAACTCGTTAGGGCTTATTATGCCATGTAAAAGCAACCCAAAAGATAAAGAAGATGCATTAAAAGTTGTACAAAGCTGTGGGATTGATTACCATGTCATCGACTTAACAGAAACGCATCGCGTATTATTCGGTGAAATAGAGAAGCAACTAAAAGAAAAAGGGCAATGGAACGAACAAGCTGCGCGCCTTGGCGATGCGAATACGCGTGCACGTTTGCGTATGACGACTTTGTATGCGGTCGCAAACAATTACGGATATCTTGTTGTCGGAACGGATAATGCAGCGGAGTGGCATACGGGCTACTTTACAAAATACGGTGACGGCGGCGTTGATTTAGTCCCGCTCGTTCATTTTACAAAAGGAGAAGTGCGTGAAATGGCTCGCATTCTCGGTGTACCTGAAGAAATTATTACGAAAGCGCCTAGCGCAGGTCTTTGGGAAGGACAAACAGACGAAAATGAAATGGGTACAACGTATGATATGATCGATAAATATTTAAAAGGTGAGCCTATTCCAGAACGCGACCGTGCGATCATCGAACGGCTTCATGAACGTTCACATCATAAACGGCAATTAGCGATTGCTCCACCAAAATTTTAACAGCGATAAAACTCCTTTTTTGCGCCAAGCTAATGATGTAGACGCGTGGTCTACAAAAGCAAAAAGGGGGTTTTTCCTTTGCGGAAGCGAATCGTTGCTCTTGGGGCAGTCATCGCACTTAGTGGGTTAGCTGCTTGTAATAACCAAGCATTTGATACGCGTTATACGGATCGCACACGCCCCATCGGATATTACTCGAATGAGAACGATATGACGGGGTTCCAATACGGCCGTTATGGTACAGAGCGTTTAAACGGAAACGTTCGTCAAGTGCGTGACAATGATGGACCGATTACGGAAATGCTCGATCGCGGCATGAACCGAACAACACGAACACCGCAAGTGGATCGTAATTTTAGTCGCGCCGATCGCAACTATCACGGACATTTAAATGCGATGGATGAACGTACTCGCCCATCGTATTACCGTAACTATAACGGAGCGTTAGCTGAAAAAATTGCAAAACGTGCTGCAAACGTTGCAAACGTAAAAGATGCACGTGCCGTCGTCTCAGGTGACCGAGTTGTTGTTGCTGTATCGACGACAGAAAAAAATACAGCGCGCATCGAACGTCTCGTTCGTCAAGCGATCGCTCCATATACAGCAGGCAAAACCGTTCGTGTTGTAGCAAATGAAAGCATGTATAACCGCATTCGTACGCTAGATAATGACATTCGCGATGGTGGTCCGATGGATCAACTAGAGCGCGATATTCGCGATATATTTAACGATATGGGCGATATGATCGAACGGCCATTTATGAATCGCGGCTAAAGAACAGGGGCTCACCCCTGTTCTTTTTCATTTATTTTTGTTATAGTTTTTATGGACATTTTTCACATATGAGAGGGGATCCGAATGGCAGGACATTCTAAGTGGAAAAATATTCAACGGCGCAAAAATGCACAAGATGCGAAACGCGGAAAACTATTTATGAAGTTGGCAAAAGAAATTTATGTAGCGGCAAAGATGGGCGGTGGCGATCCAACAACAAACGCTACGTTGCGCCTTGCGATTGAAAAGGCAAAATCAGCGAACATGCCGAACGAAAATATTGAACGTGCCATTAAAAAAGCAACAGGAAATCAAGAGCATACACATTACGAAGAAATTCGTTATGAAGGATATGGACCAGGCGGTGTAGCGGTCATGGTGATTTGCTTAACAGATAATAAAAATCGTACAGCCTCTAACGTTCGTGTCGCATTTTCAAAAAATGGCGGAAACTTAGGGGAAACGGGATGTGTTTCATATTTATTTGATCGAAAAGGATTAATCGTTATCGCACGTGAAAATTTACATATCGATGAAGATGACATGTTGTTACAAGCGATTGAAGCAGGGGCAGATGAAATGGAGACAACAGAAGATTCGTTTGAAATTTATACGTCTCCTGAACAGTTTGAGCAAGTAAAAAATACGTTAGCTGCGCAAGGATTTACGTTTGCGACAGCCGAAATAACAATGATTCCGCAAACGTATACGACGTTAACGGGTGACGATTTAACGAAAATGTTAAAACTCATTGATATGCTTGAAGATGATGATGATGTGCAAGAGATTTACCATAATTTAGATGAATCTATGTTAGAATAACGGTCTTGCGGTAGCAAGACCGTTTAATTTTGGAGAAAATGGTCAACATATGAATGAGGTGAAAATCATGATCCTTACACTATTGCTTAGCTTATTTATTGCACAACATACGTCCCCTGTGCAGATGACAATTATTTTAGAAACCGTATATATGGATGGGGAAGTGAGTGAGGAAATAAGGGAAGAAACGGTCACATCAATGAAAGACGTTTGGAACAAGTATAAAGATTGGCATCTGATCAATATGGATGATGAGCAAATTGTTTTTCAACGATATGTTGACGATTTATCTCCATTAACGAAAGCAGGGTATTTCGGTCTTACTGAAGATGGCACACTCTCGATTTTTGAAGGGAAGCCAGGTGAATCATCCCGCATTATTCAATCATTTTTTCAAATTGATGTAAAAAAACTTGAGAGCCATGAACGCGAGAAATTAAAAAAAGGCATTTCAGTTCGTTCCAAGAGAAATTATGAACGTGTCATTGAAGCATATAAACCGTTTGGAAAATAAGCCCGCGCATGAAAGCGGGCTTATTGTGCTTCCGCTTTCCGCTTTTCTCGTCTTATGCTAAAATGAAAGGCGTGAGAAAAGGAGGACGAGGCGTTGATTGAATTTATTCGTGGATATGTCGATTACGTTTGCCCGGAATATGTTGTCATCGAAAATAACGGAGTAGGCTATCAAATTTTTACTCCAAATCCGTTTTCGTTTCAAATGAACAAACAGCAACAAATCGTTGTATATACATATCAGTACGTGCGTGAAGATGTGCTTGCGCTCTACGGTTTTCATACTCGCCAAGAGCGAATGTTATTTGCTAAACTATTGCAAGTATCAGGCATCGGACCGAAAGGGGCGCTTGCGATTTTAGCAGCTGGTCAGCTTGAGCAACTTGTTGAAGCGATTGAAGCAGAAAATGACCAGTTTTTATGTAAGTTTCCGGGAGTTGGGAAGAAAACGGCGCGGCAAATGATTTTAGATTTAAAAGGGAAACTGCAAGCCATTGTGCCTGATGCTTTCCCAAATTTATTTACAGAACCGCTTGAAGAAACGAACGCGCTTTCTGAAGCGATTGAAGCGTTGAAGGCGCTCGGTTATGCGGACAAAGAAATTCAAAAAGTCGTGCCGATGTTAAGACAAGAGCGATTATCGACAGAAGGATATATTAAGCTTGCTTTACAAAAACTACTAAAGTAAGGGGGATGCATGATGGAGGAGCGTCTCATTTCAAGCGCAGCTGACTATGATGACGCATCGCTTGAATACAGTCTTCGCCCGAAACAGTTGCGAGAATACATCGGGCAACAAAAGGTAAAGGAAAACTTAACTGTATTTATTGAAGCGGCGAAAATGCGCGGGGAGACGCTTGATCACGTGTTGCTGTACGGTCCCCCAGGGCTTGGAAAAACAACGCTTGCCGCGATTATCGCAAACGAAATGGGGGTACAATTGCGTACAACAGCGGGACCAGCGATTGAGCGGCCCGGCGATTTAGCCGCAATTTTAACAACGCTTGAACCTGGTGATGTGCTCTTTATTGATGAAATTCATCGTCTGCCGCGAGCAGTAGAAGAAGTGTTGTATCCCGCAATGGAAGATTTTTGTTTAGATATTGTCATCGGTAAAGGACCAGCTGCTCGTTCTGTCCGCCTCGATTTACCACCATTTACGCTCGTAGGGGCAACAACAAGATCTGGGGCGCTTTCTGCCCCGCTTCGTGACCGCTTTGGTGTATTAAGCCGTTTAGAATACTATACCTCTGAAGAGCTTGCGCACATTGTGAAGCGAACGGCGCACATTTTTGCAGTACAAATCGAGGAAGAAGCCGCGTTTGAAATTGCCCGTCGCTCGCGAGGCACGCCGCGCATCGCAAACCGACTGTTGCGACGTGTACGCGATTTTGCCCAAGTGCGCGGTGATGGGACGATCACGTTTCTTTTAGCGAATGAGGCGCTCGAACAATTGCAAGTCGATCGATTAGGATTAGATCATCTTGACCATAAACTATTAAAAAGTATGATGGAAAAATTTCGCGGTGGGCCTGTCGGATTAGAAACGATTGCCGCAACGATTGGGGAAGAAGCACAAACGATTGAAGACGTATATGAACCGTATTTGTTACAAATCGGTTTTTTACAACGAACACCGCGTGGACGAATCGTTACACCGCTTGCATACCATCATTTTGGGATGGAGGCTTTTGACTTTTCATGATAAATGTATAAATATTTATAAAAATCTGATGATCATTTTATATAAAAAAGTCAAAAAGGGGCTGGGAGAAGATGATTCGCACGTACAAAGTCATGCTTCTGCCCAACAATAAGCAAAAGACGAAGCTTTTTCAATGCGCAGGTGTTGCCAGATGGGCGTATAACTTTGCATTAGCGCAACAACAAGAAAATGATAAACAAGGTGGCAAATTTTTAAGTGATGGTGAATTAAGAAAAAGATTAACGCAGCTCAAACAAACGAAAGAGTACAGTTGGCTCAATCAATTCTCAAACAACATCACAAAACAAGCAATCAAAGACGCGTATCAAGCTTACAAAAACTTTTTTGAAGGACGGGCGAAGTTTCCAAAGTTTAAAACGAAAAAACGAACGCGACCGAGCTTTTATCAAGATACATCGAAAATCAAAATCACCGACACGCATGTGAAACTAGAGAAACTGACGCCTTCTAAAAAGAAAAATAGACAGAAATTCAACTGGATACGTCTTGCTGAAAGAGGTCGTATTCCTCACGGTGCACATATAAAGTATGTCAATCCGCGCATCGTGTTTGACGGACTTCATTGGTTTTTAACGGTCGGTGTAGAGGAAGCGGAAGTGAAGCATGGAACATACAACGAAGGCATTGGTATTGATTTGGGAGTAAAATCGTTCGCTACCGTCAGCAATGGGATGACATTTCCTAACATCCATCACATGCCTCAAGTGAAAAAGCTTGAAAAACAAATGAAGCGAATGCAAAGAAAAATATCGCGAAAATATGAAATGAACAAAATTCAAACAGAAAGGGGGGAATTCCGTTACAGAAAAACGGAAAACATCAAGAAACTAGAATTCCTTGTTTTGAAAAAACGCCGAAGGCTAAAAAATACCCAGCTAAACTATACCCACCACATCACCACGACGTTGGTGAAAACCAAGCCAGCGTATGTCGTGATGGAAGACTTGAATACAAGTGGTATGTTAAAAAATCGCAAGCTATCGAAAGCGATTCAACAACAAACATTCCACGAGTTCAAGCGGCAAATGACGTACAAATGTGCATGGCATGGGATCGAGTTGATCGTGGCGGATCGGTTTTATCCGTCAAGCAAAAAGTGTAGCCGTTGCGGTCATGTAAAAGAGAAGCTTTCTTTATCCGAACGGACGTATCGCTGTGAAGCTTGCGGGATAGAAATGGATCGTGACCTCAACGCAAGCATCAACTTGAAAAACTATGCCAAGTAAAGCACAACATGTACCCATCCGTTAGTGGGGAAGTGAAGCCTTCGGAGCGCCAAGGAAACGAGAGTAGCTTCGGCAAAATCGGGCGCGATGAACAAGGAAGGAAACATAGACTTTTATAGGTTTCTTATAAAGTCTTGTAAGTTTTCTGTAACGGTGCCGCAATGACGAACCTACCAAAAACAATCATGCTGATTGGTGTCGTTCTTATCATCGTCGGTTTTTTGATGCAATTTGTGAAACTTGGTCGATTACCAGGAGACATCGTCATCAAAAAAGAAAACGCAACATTTTATTTCCCGATCATGACATCTGTTATTTTAAGTGTCGTTTTATCGCTTATTTTTTATATTATCGGCCGTTTTCGTTAATACAATAAAGAAAGGGACGTGAATATGAAAATCGATTTATTTGATTTTTATTTACCAGAAGAACTCATTGCACAAACCCCGCTTCCGAATCGTGACGCATCGCGCCTTATGGTGCTCGATAAACAAACAGGCGAAGTGACACATGAGTCAACATTTCGTTCCATTTTATCGTATTTGAAAGAAGGCGATTG
It encodes:
- a CDS encoding NAD(+) synthetase is translated as MEQKIEKLITWLRERVQEAGMNGAIVGISGGIDSAVVAHLIKRAFPNNSLGLIMPCKSNPKDKEDALKVVQSCGIDYHVIDLTETHRVLFGEIEKQLKEKGQWNEQAARLGDANTRARLRMTTLYAVANNYGYLVVGTDNAAEWHTGYFTKYGDGGVDLVPLVHFTKGEVREMARILGVPEEIITKAPSAGLWEGQTDENEMGTTYDMIDKYLKGEPIPERDRAIIERLHERSHHKRQLAIAPPKF
- a CDS encoding transcriptional regulator, with translation MAGHSKWKNIQRRKNAQDAKRGKLFMKLAKEIYVAAKMGGGDPTTNATLRLAIEKAKSANMPNENIERAIKKATGNQEHTHYEEIRYEGYGPGGVAVMVICLTDNKNRTASNVRVAFSKNGGNLGETGCVSYLFDRKGLIVIARENLHIDEDDMLLQAIEAGADEMETTEDSFEIYTSPEQFEQVKNTLAAQGFTFATAEITMIPQTYTTLTGDDLTKMLKLIDMLEDDDDVQEIYHNLDESMLE
- a CDS encoding Forespore regulator of the sigma-K checkpoint, BofC — encoded protein: MNEVKIMILTLLLSLFIAQHTSPVQMTIILETVYMDGEVSEEIREETVTSMKDVWNKYKDWHLINMDDEQIVFQRYVDDLSPLTKAGYFGLTEDGTLSIFEGKPGESSRIIQSFFQIDVKKLESHEREKLKKGISVRSKRNYERVIEAYKPFGK
- a CDS encoding Holliday junction branch migration DNA helicase RuvB, with product MEERLISSAADYDDASLEYSLRPKQLREYIGQQKVKENLTVFIEAAKMRGETLDHVLLYGPPGLGKTTLAAIIANEMGVQLRTTAGPAIERPGDLAAILTTLEPGDVLFIDEIHRLPRAVEEVLYPAMEDFCLDIVIGKGPAARSVRLDLPPFTLVGATTRSGALSAPLRDRFGVLSRLEYYTSEELAHIVKRTAHIFAVQIEEEAAFEIARRSRGTPRIANRLLRRVRDFAQVRGDGTITFLLANEALEQLQVDRLGLDHLDHKLLKSMMEKFRGGPVGLETIAATIGEEAQTIEDVYEPYLLQIGFLQRTPRGRIVTPLAYHHFGMEAFDFS
- a CDS encoding Holliday junction branch migration protein RuvA yields the protein MIEFIRGYVDYVCPEYVVIENNGVGYQIFTPNPFSFQMNKQQQIVVYTYQYVREDVLALYGFHTRQERMLFAKLLQVSGIGPKGALAILAAGQLEQLVEAIEAENDQFLCKFPGVGKKTARQMILDLKGKLQAIVPDAFPNLFTEPLEETNALSEAIEALKALGYADKEIQKVVPMLRQERLSTEGYIKLALQKLLK
- a CDS encoding spore cortex protein CoxA; this encodes MRKRIVALGAVIALSGLAACNNQAFDTRYTDRTRPIGYYSNENDMTGFQYGRYGTERLNGNVRQVRDNDGPITEMLDRGMNRTTRTPQVDRNFSRADRNYHGHLNAMDERTRPSYYRNYNGALAEKIAKRAANVANVKDARAVVSGDRVVVAVSTTEKNTARIERLVRQAIAPYTAGKTVRVVANESMYNRIRTLDNDIRDGGPMDQLERDIRDIFNDMGDMIERPFMNRG
- a CDS encoding transposase, yielding MIRTYKVMLLPNNKQKTKLFQCAGVARWAYNFALAQQQENDKQGGKFLSDGELRKRLTQLKQTKEYSWLNQFSNNITKQAIKDAYQAYKNFFEGRAKFPKFKTKKRTRPSFYQDTSKIKITDTHVKLEKLTPSKKKNRQKFNWIRLAERGRIPHGAHIKYVNPRIVFDGLHWFLTVGVEEAEVKHGTYNEGIGIDLGVKSFATVSNGMTFPNIHHMPQVKKLEKQMKRMQRKISRKYEMNKIQTERGEFRYRKTENIKKLEFLVLKKRRRLKNTQLNYTHHITTTLVKTKPAYVVMEDLNTSGMLKNRKLSKAIQQQTFHEFKRQMTYKCAWHGIELIVADRFYPSSKKCSRCGHVKEKLSLSERTYRCEACGIEMDRDLNASINLKNYAK